One Sulfurimonas sp. genomic window carries:
- a CDS encoding efflux RND transporter periplasmic adaptor subunit: MKKLLLLLALTALLAAESITLSGTVISDNRKMITSRFMGFVTEVKVSEGDFVKKGDLLYTIDSKEIDSALTQVQLGISQAELSLQMYQNQYTNVKLNLERHKRLLEKDMVSKFEVENLTLAEQNLANMVDIAKKQVIQAQARLEEVKNQYRYLNITAPNNGVIVGKNINVGEMAMPGMPAFEISDLTNLKISAEISEDNLKLIKDGKKVVINIPSQNINTTGTISAIIPSSNPMTHSFKIKVSFKNTYGSIYPGMYATVVIE, translated from the coding sequence ATGAAAAAATTATTACTGCTTTTGGCTTTGACAGCCTTGCTCGCAGCAGAGAGCATAACACTCTCAGGTACGGTAATAAGCGACAATAGAAAGATGATAACAAGCCGTTTTATGGGATTTGTGACGGAAGTAAAAGTTTCAGAGGGTGATTTTGTAAAAAAGGGCGATCTGCTCTATACAATCGACTCTAAAGAGATTGACTCGGCGCTTACGCAGGTGCAGCTCGGCATTTCACAAGCTGAACTCTCTCTTCAAATGTATCAAAATCAGTATACGAATGTAAAACTAAATCTTGAGCGACATAAAAGGCTCTTGGAAAAGGATATGGTTTCAAAATTTGAAGTAGAAAATTTAACTCTTGCGGAACAAAATCTTGCAAATATGGTAGATATCGCAAAAAAACAGGTCATTCAGGCACAAGCCAGACTTGAAGAGGTAAAAAATCAGTATCGCTACTTAAATATTACGGCTCCTAACAACGGCGTAATCGTAGGCAAAAATATAAATGTCGGTGAAATGGCGATGCCGGGAATGCCTGCATTTGAAATATCTGATTTGACAAACTTAAAGATATCTGCCGAAATATCCGAAGATAATTTAAAGCTTATTAAAGATGGTAAAAAAGTTGTTATAAATATTCCGTCACAAAATATAAACACCACGGGTACCATAAGCGCTATCATACCTAGTTCAAATCCGATGACACACTCATTTAAGATAAAAGTATCATTTAAAAATACATACGGATCAATCTATCCGGGTATGTATGCTACCGTTGTAATTGAGTAA